From Paenibacillus graminis:
ATCCAATACTCGGAAAATTGCGGTCATGCAGCGGGTTGTAAACGACATTGTTCTCACGGATATAGTTCCAGACATCCTCGGAAGTCCAGCTGGCAATTGGATTAAACTTAACAAGACCGAACTTATTGTCATATTCGACTTTTTTGGCATTGGCGCGGGTTGGTGCCTGGTCACGTCGGATTCCTGTAATCCATGCATCATACTGCGACAGAATACGGGTTAGGGGCTCTACCTTACGGATCGCGCAGCATTGGTTGGGATCGGTATTCCACAATGCCTCGCCGTACTGGACAGCTTGTTCTTCCGGAGTAATCTGCGGTGATACACGGACAAATTCCATACCGTATTTATCAGCCATGACATCTCTAGTTTCATATGTTTCTTTAAAGTGAAAATCCGTATCCAGATAAAAGACGTCTGTTGATGGGCTAACCTTCTGAATCATATCTACGAGTACTACATCTTCGGCACCGAAGCTGCAGGCAAAGGTTATATTAGGAAAGGTCT
This genomic window contains:
- a CDS encoding phosphoadenylyl-sulfate reductase, whose translation is MNLLEKEALIKVKAEELEHAAPEEIIRWAVETFPNITFACSFGAEDVVLVDMIQKVSPSTDVFYLDTDFHFKETYETRDVMADKYGMEFVRVSPQITPEEQAVQYGEALWNTDPNQCCAIRKVEPLTRILSQYDAWITGIRRDQAPTRANAKKVEYDNKFGLVKFNPIASWTSEDVWNYIRENNVVYNPLHDRNFPSIGCEQCTRAVMPGEDPRAGRWSGSDKTECGLHK